The Lonchura striata isolate bLonStr1 chromosome 16, bLonStr1.mat, whole genome shotgun sequence genome contains the following window.
ttattaaacttttaaaatgttaaaaaccaagtgattggtgtTTTTCACATTTGGTAAGTTTAAAGGCTAAAAGGAGAGTGTTTTATTTGAACATTTGATATTTATAGAATTGTACAGGTGACTGTGGATTGCaggatggaattaccacttCTCCAGGCACTGTTAGACTAACAgtttattaattttctcttcttataaagaagaatgtaaaacaaatattatttacatgaacattGTGTGAGAACTCtggtagaaatatgtaaacagaTTAGAAGGttgaagaagttttatgagaactttaagacttttaaaagaactataaaagaaaacttaacacttttaaaaatcggGGCAACAGTTGGATTTGTTCTGGAGACAATTTGGTCACAGCTCTGTTTTAATATGAGTTTGAGAGGGTGTTAAAGGCTGGGAGCATTAGACCTGTGCTAAAACATTAACAGAGcacttgttcagcctggaggagagggcagagctcggcagggctgcagctcctccccaggggcagctccaatctctgggacagggacaggaatggctggagctgggccagggcagggtcaggctggattttgggaaaggttcttccccagagggtgctgggcactgcccaggctccccgggaatgggcacagccccgaggctgccagagctccggGAGGGTTTGGGCAGTGCTCAGGCAcaggtgggattgttggggtgtctgtgcaggaaCAGGGGTGGGAGTGGATGATCCCTGGGGGTCTATTCCAACGTGGGATTCCCTGTGCCTAATCCCGGGACTCCGtgcctgccagcccagggcgGAGGGCAGCGGGGGCACGGCCGGGACCCGCCGGTACCTTGAGGATGTAGAAGTCGAAGCCGAAGGCGGCGTCGATGAGGTCGAGCGTGCGCATGGTGACGGTGATGGTCAGCGTGGCGTCCAGGATCTCGCTGTAGAACTGCCGCTTGAACAGCTGCGGCTTCCAGGTCTTGGGCAGCCTGGTGGAGAGCTGGGCACGGCCGGGCCGTCaggggcagccccgggagcccggcgggccccggcgcggcccgggcAGGCGCGGCGCTCACCTTGTCGTCGCGGGCGTAGCGGAAGCCGCGGACCCAGCCCTCGCCGCCCCAGAGCCCCTCGTTGGCGGCGGGCGGGAAGTACACGGGCACCGGCACGTCCTGCACGCGCTCGCGCTCGCCGGTGCGCGGGTTCCGCCGGTAGCGCAGGCCGTGCGGCTCCCAGTGCACGGGGGTGGGCGGCGTGCTGTCCTGCAGCGAGGCCAGGTAGTGCTGCGGCAGGCGGGCGCAGATGCCGTCCCGCAGGCGCATGGCGGCCCAGAGCCGCGGCGGGAAGCGGTGCAGCGGCATCGCCCCGGGGCCGCCACCGGCACCAGCACCGGCACCGCCTCCACTTCCGCTTCCGCTTCCGCCCCGCGCGGCCGCCGCCCATTGGCCGGCGCGGCCGGGGCAGACGGCGGCCGGgaggggccgcgccgcgcccgcggTTCGCCCCGGCAAGGGCTGAGGGGccggagctgggccagggcaggtcaggcgggattttgggaaaggttcgtcccccagagggtgctggcactgcccaggctgcccaggaatgggcacggccccgaggctgccagagctccggGTTTGGGCAgtgctcaggcacagggtgggattggtggggctctgggagggcaggagctgggctgggtgggccttGGGGGTCCCGCCCCACTCGGGATATCCTCGTGCACATGGAGGGAGCAGCGCCCTGGAGCAGCCACCCAGGGAAGGCCTGGGCATCCCTCCCTGGGGAGGGCATCCCAAAGGAACATCCCTCTCTGGGCATCCCTCTGTGGGGACATCCCACAGGAACATCCCTCTCTGGGCATCCCTCTGTGGGGACATCCCACAGGAACATCCCTCTCTGGGCATCCTTCCCTCGGAACATCCCAAAGGAACAGGCCTGTCTGGGGACATCCCAAAGGAACATCCCTCTCTGGGCATCCCTCTGTGGGGACATCCCAAAGGAACATCCCTCCCTGGGCATCCctccctggggacatcccacAGGAACAGCCctccctggggacatcccacAGGAACAGCCctccctggggacatcccacAGGAACATCCCTCTCTGGGCATCCCTCTGTGGGGACATCCCAAAGGAACAGGCCTGTCTGGGGACATCCCATAGGAACATCCCTCTCTGGGCATCCCTCTCTGGGGACATCCCAAAGGAACAGCCttccctggggacatcccaaaGGAACATCCTTCTGTGGGGACATCCCACAGGAACATCCCTCTCTGGGCATCCCTCTGTGGGGACACCCCACAGGAACATCCCTCCCTCGGAACATCCCAAAGGAACAGGCCTGTCTGGGGACATCCCAAAGGAACATCCCTCTCTGGGGACCTGGACACGTTCCTGTGGCTCCACCTGACCCTGCCTGGGCATGAGATGAGGCCCCTTCCAGGATTGTGTGACTGCAGCCACCAGGTGTCTGCCCGCAAATACCGTCACctttattaaattataaaacCGTAAGCTTTAAAATTTACCATATAAAATAATCACAAGTattaacagcaaagaaaaaaataactttttctttttttttccccccccagaCACCAGAATTTGCTTAGATTTTACCCAAAATAATTAACCCTCCCTCCTGCAGGCACTAAGGCTCGATCAGCAGGGAGGGGGCAAAGCAAAAATGAATGatcaaacacaaaataaacaatCACATCAGTGGGATTTCTTGCCCCAAAGCTTCTGCTTCCAGCATGGAAATCCCTGAAGGGAAAGGCCCGATGAGAAATTATTGCTTTCTATGAT
Protein-coding sequences here:
- the MRPL28 gene encoding large ribosomal subunit protein bL28m; translation: MPLHRFPPRLWAAMRLRDGICARLPQHYLASLQDSTPPTPVHWEPHGLRYRRNPRTGERERVQDVPVPVYFPPAANEGLWGGEGWVRGFRYARDDKLSTRLPKTWKPQLFKRQFYSEILDATLTITVTMRTLDLIDAAFGFDFYILKTPRADMCSKLGMDLKRTMLLRLARRDPALHPGDPARREAVYDKYKEFVIPEEEAEWVGLSLEEAIEKQRLLEKKDPVPLFKVYAEELVSQLKEQQQAVQKQ